Proteins co-encoded in one Arthrobacter alpinus genomic window:
- a CDS encoding RidA family protein encodes MTEGAPVPVGPYSQACGVPNGLLFLSGQTPIDPETGQLVSGGIEVQTARVFDNLGIVLEAAGCSWRDVVKVNVYLVNMDDFAAMNSVYARYFDCQYPARTTVAVAGLPLKARVEIELQAMSRLH; translated from the coding sequence ATGACCGAGGGCGCTCCGGTACCTGTGGGCCCATACTCCCAAGCGTGTGGCGTCCCTAACGGCCTGTTGTTCCTGTCGGGGCAGACGCCCATCGACCCTGAGACCGGCCAACTGGTCAGCGGTGGGATCGAGGTGCAAACTGCTCGTGTCTTCGACAACCTCGGCATCGTTCTCGAGGCAGCCGGTTGCAGCTGGCGTGACGTGGTCAAGGTCAACGTCTACCTCGTCAACATGGATGATTTTGCCGCGATGAACTCCGTGTACGCCAGATACTTTGACTGTCAATATCCTGCGCGGACGACGGTTGCTGTCGCCGGCCTCCCCCTCAAGGCACGTGTGGAGATCGAACTGCAGGCGATGAGCCGCCTGCACTGA
- a CDS encoding MFS transporter — MTSKTTPSSKGSSTVPVLPTELPKQEIPEVAVGHRLPLPALLVMALMGFILISTETMPAGLLPQIAGGLNVAEGTAGQLVSAYALGTVILTVPAIALTRGMRRKPVFLVGILGFLLANTIAAFSADILLTLAVRFLAGAFSGLLWGMLAGYARRITAPELAGRALAIASLGTPLGLALGTPFGSWLGTTFDWRWSFAVLSVLTTLTALLALLFVPDASGQRAESQIPMVRVFAIPGVSVILVVIFAWMLAHNTAYTYIASYLRSANIPLSVDVALVVFGVSALIGIALTGVLIDRAPRPLVLASLALFLTAGVIFFAGSHSLMAVLTALVLWGVAFGGAAPQLQTAISEASGENADVANSLLGWRSTSLFSAPACWGYSDQQLRRNAPGTRDGGPGRDSVDYRLHRPPYSIPRPPLTPVRDCAVPVLHDPPATTDPHQPINTSPLTPGESCSPSRPTPHRPPLRHSCRPRSPAAMWARMMS, encoded by the coding sequence TTGACTTCAAAAACTACGCCAAGTAGCAAGGGCAGCAGCACCGTGCCGGTGCTCCCAACCGAGCTACCCAAGCAGGAGATTCCAGAGGTCGCGGTGGGGCACCGTCTGCCGTTGCCAGCCTTGTTGGTTATGGCGTTGATGGGATTCATCCTGATCTCCACCGAGACGATGCCGGCCGGGCTGCTGCCGCAAATCGCGGGCGGCCTAAATGTTGCAGAAGGGACCGCAGGTCAGCTGGTCAGCGCCTACGCCCTCGGCACAGTCATTCTGACGGTCCCCGCTATCGCATTGACCCGCGGCATGCGGCGCAAACCCGTCTTCCTTGTGGGCATCCTGGGATTTCTGCTCGCCAACACCATTGCGGCCTTCTCTGCCGACATTTTGTTGACCTTGGCTGTCCGCTTCCTGGCCGGGGCATTCTCGGGCCTGCTGTGGGGCATGCTTGCCGGGTACGCCCGCCGCATCACCGCACCGGAGCTGGCAGGCCGAGCTCTGGCCATCGCTTCCCTTGGCACCCCGCTGGGATTGGCGCTGGGAACGCCGTTCGGGTCATGGTTGGGGACCACGTTCGATTGGCGTTGGTCGTTTGCGGTCCTGTCGGTGTTGACCACTCTCACGGCCCTGCTGGCCCTACTATTTGTCCCAGACGCGTCGGGACAGCGGGCCGAATCCCAGATCCCCATGGTGCGCGTTTTTGCCATCCCGGGTGTCAGCGTGATCCTTGTGGTCATTTTCGCGTGGATGCTGGCACACAACACCGCCTACACCTACATCGCTTCTTATCTGCGCTCGGCAAACATTCCCTTGAGCGTTGATGTGGCGCTGGTGGTGTTCGGCGTCTCCGCCCTGATCGGCATCGCCCTGACCGGTGTCCTCATTGACCGCGCACCCAGACCCCTGGTGCTGGCTAGCCTGGCCCTGTTCCTCACGGCCGGCGTGATCTTCTTCGCAGGATCCCACTCCCTCATGGCTGTGCTCACAGCGCTAGTGTTGTGGGGAGTTGCCTTTGGCGGAGCAGCGCCACAATTGCAAACGGCCATTAGTGAGGCAAGTGGCGAGAACGCTGACGTCGCCAACTCTTTGCTCGGGTGGCGTTCAACCTCGCTATTTTCGGCGCCGGCGTGCTGGGGCTATTCTGATCAGCAACTACGACGCAACGCTCCTGGCACTCGTGATGGTGGCCCTGGGCGCGATAGCGTTGATTATCGTCTTCACCGCCCGCCGTACAGCATTCCCCGCCCACCACTAACACCGGTGCGGGACTGCGCTGTCCCCGTCCTGCACGATCCACCCGCGACCACCGATCCACACCAGCCCATTAACACCAGTCCATTAACACCAGGAGAATCATGCTCACCGTCAAGGCCTACGCCGCACCGTCCGCCACTGAGGCACTCGTGCCGACCACGCTCACCCGCCGCGATGTGGGCCCGCATGATGTCCTGA
- a CDS encoding TetR/AcrR family transcriptional regulator: MESQRTSTPTDEKLLAAIRESVVLHGVRRTTANDIAERAGMSRMTFYRRMGSVENAVLAALTQEFRSYTGAVWSGTPAGSGRQQLVHFAVESVRLFVTSELLASISERDPEFLIPYVTDRFGASQQLILERLQGLLDAGTADCSMDPAAGTAVTLLLAVQGLALSSRVLLKMGVFEESLAELAKMLERYLTPPAPCGVELEGVTKAASMEENLLTNKFKGD; encoded by the coding sequence ATGGAGTCACAACGTACCAGCACGCCGACAGATGAGAAGCTCCTGGCCGCCATCCGGGAATCTGTGGTGCTTCACGGCGTCAGGCGAACCACCGCCAATGACATTGCCGAACGGGCTGGCATGTCCCGAATGACGTTTTATCGCCGCATGGGATCAGTGGAAAATGCTGTGTTGGCGGCCCTGACCCAGGAGTTCCGCAGCTATACCGGGGCTGTGTGGTCGGGCACGCCAGCCGGTTCCGGACGCCAGCAGCTTGTGCACTTCGCCGTGGAAAGTGTGCGGCTTTTTGTCACATCAGAGCTGCTTGCCTCCATTTCCGAACGCGACCCGGAATTCCTGATCCCGTATGTCACGGACAGATTCGGGGCAAGCCAGCAACTCATCCTCGAGCGGTTGCAGGGACTGCTCGACGCCGGCACCGCCGACTGCAGCATGGACCCGGCGGCTGGCACCGCAGTCACGCTGCTGCTCGCGGTCCAGGGGCTCGCTCTGTCCTCTCGGGTGCTCCTGAAGATGGGCGTCTTCGAGGAATCCTTGGCGGAGCTGGCCAAAATGCTGGAACGCTACCTCACGCCGCCGGCCCCCTGCGGTGTTGAACTCGAGGGAGTCACGAAAGCCGCGTCTATGGAAGAAAATCTTCTGACCAACAAGTTTAAAGGGGACTAA
- a CDS encoding glycerol-3-phosphate dehydrogenase/oxidase, whose amino-acid sequence MLRRLSGLGSTVLPRPQLLSRQAVGALVPALDGKELRRGYLYWDGQLADDARLVLGVARTAAGLGAHVLRDVKATAVTAESVDAVDTRTGALVHIRARSVVNATGVWSADFEPRLRVKPSRGTHLVVRAERLGNPHAAHTVAVPGHFGRYVFVLPQPGGVVYIGLTDEEDHTSNGHHPEVPEYDVGFLLGIVNTTLAVPLTRDDIVGTFAGLRPLVEAAKDHGVTGAGGTADISRRHLIRDVPGTPITVVGGKMTTYRRMAQDAVDAVTSRLGIEVPCRTKTLPLVGAGSAKQLRAVAAPARLVAKYGTEAATVQALGQQFPHLAEPLFDGTAITGAELLFAVQAEGAASVADLLERRTRLGFVPADARKAQGPATEILAFAATLAPGDGART is encoded by the coding sequence GTGTTGCGCAGGCTTTCGGGACTGGGCAGCACGGTGCTGCCGCGCCCCCAGCTGCTGTCCCGCCAAGCCGTGGGTGCCCTGGTGCCGGCGCTGGATGGGAAGGAGTTGCGCCGCGGCTATCTTTACTGGGACGGGCAGCTGGCCGACGATGCCCGGCTGGTGCTCGGCGTTGCCCGGACAGCGGCTGGCCTCGGCGCGCATGTTCTCCGGGATGTGAAGGCCACGGCCGTGACAGCGGAGAGCGTGGACGCCGTCGACACCAGGACGGGTGCGCTGGTGCACATCCGGGCTCGCAGCGTGGTGAATGCCACTGGGGTGTGGAGCGCCGATTTCGAGCCGCGGCTGAGAGTAAAACCCAGTCGCGGCACGCACCTGGTGGTTCGGGCCGAGCGGCTGGGTAATCCCCACGCCGCACACACCGTAGCGGTGCCGGGACACTTCGGCCGGTACGTGTTCGTCCTGCCCCAGCCTGGCGGCGTCGTCTACATTGGGCTGACCGATGAGGAGGACCACACCTCCAACGGTCACCATCCCGAGGTGCCGGAGTACGACGTCGGCTTCCTCCTTGGCATCGTCAACACCACCTTGGCCGTGCCGCTGACCCGCGATGACATTGTGGGCACCTTTGCCGGACTACGGCCGCTGGTGGAGGCTGCAAAAGACCATGGCGTCACAGGAGCCGGGGGTACGGCCGATATCTCCCGGCGTCACCTGATCCGTGACGTTCCGGGCACGCCCATTACGGTGGTCGGCGGGAAAATGACCACGTACCGACGCATGGCTCAGGACGCGGTGGACGCCGTCACCTCCCGGCTCGGCATCGAGGTTCCCTGCCGCACCAAGACCCTGCCACTCGTGGGTGCCGGATCTGCGAAGCAGCTGCGCGCCGTGGCAGCCCCGGCTAGGTTGGTGGCGAAATACGGCACCGAAGCCGCCACCGTGCAGGCCCTGGGCCAGCAGTTCCCGCACCTTGCGGAGCCCTTGTTTGATGGGACGGCCATTACGGGCGCGGAATTGCTGTTCGCGGTGCAGGCGGAAGGGGCCGCCAGTGTGGCAGACCTGCTGGAACGCCGCACCCGGTTGGGCTTCGTGCCCGCCGACGCGCGCAAGGCCCAAGGCCCGGCCACGGAAATTCTGGCGTTCGCCGCCACGCTGGCGCCAGGGGACGGAGCGCGTACCTGA
- a CDS encoding cyclophilin-like fold protein, which yields MRRRFLTIGSLAALLALAGCTSATESGPTGTASGTGTQLNQGQGVSSNAASDPATTATGATVSPAEKVLVRFTSGETAVDVSIAPDNPTARDFLSLLPLTIPVEEFAGKEKLGALPRELATEGSPGSDPEDGDLIYFIPWGNLGFYYNADGIGYSDQTIHLGTYNATVAQLAQLEGGAISVEIVK from the coding sequence ATGCGGCGACGCTTCCTCACCATCGGGTCTTTGGCAGCACTGTTGGCCTTGGCCGGCTGCACATCAGCCACTGAATCAGGACCTACCGGCACAGCGAGCGGAACCGGAACTCAGCTAAACCAGGGCCAAGGGGTCAGCAGCAACGCCGCATCAGATCCGGCAACAACGGCAACAGGAGCAACAGTTTCCCCGGCAGAGAAGGTGCTTGTCCGCTTCACCTCCGGGGAAACCGCTGTTGATGTCAGCATTGCCCCCGACAATCCCACCGCTAGGGACTTCCTTTCGTTGCTCCCGCTGACCATCCCGGTGGAGGAATTCGCCGGTAAGGAGAAACTAGGGGCGCTCCCCCGGGAGTTGGCGACGGAGGGTTCCCCCGGCTCCGACCCCGAAGACGGAGATCTCATTTACTTCATCCCGTGGGGGAACCTCGGCTTCTATTACAACGCCGACGGGATCGGGTACTCCGATCAAACCATCCATCTGGGCACCTACAACGCCACCGTCGCACAGCTGGCCCAACTCGAAGGTGGCGCTATCAGTGTCGAGATCGTGAAGTGA
- a CDS encoding putative quinol monooxygenase: MAETFFQVVVRYTVKSGEVNTVLALLGEMAAATRQEAANVSYDFFQGTEDPENIVILERYTDAAGFAAHREYEHIERIGASQIIPRLASRSIQTFANATDS, translated from the coding sequence ATGGCAGAGACATTTTTTCAGGTTGTTGTCCGTTACACCGTGAAATCCGGGGAGGTTAATACTGTGCTGGCGTTGCTCGGCGAGATGGCTGCTGCCACCCGCCAGGAGGCCGCGAACGTGTCTTACGATTTCTTCCAAGGCACCGAGGACCCCGAGAACATCGTCATCCTGGAACGCTACACTGACGCCGCAGGATTTGCCGCCCACCGCGAATATGAACATATTGAGCGGATTGGCGCATCGCAGATCATTCCGCGCTTGGCCAGCCGGTCCATCCAGACCTTTGCGAACGCCACCGATTCTTAG
- a CDS encoding DUF1801 domain-containing protein, with product MTSTEHGKNAATPSGVPSATSTHGNFELHVAMTGRASPAKAAVGDKPVFAYIASLPQPQRGIAEAVDALAAKTLPGLERSVKWGMAYYGVGEGWCFSSGAFVDHVKLMFVNGAALQPVLR from the coding sequence ATGACCAGCACGGAGCATGGCAAGAACGCTGCCACACCTTCAGGCGTGCCCAGCGCTACGTCAACCCATGGCAACTTCGAGCTGCACGTGGCCATGACCGGCAGGGCAAGCCCCGCGAAAGCGGCGGTTGGCGACAAGCCGGTGTTCGCGTATATCGCCAGTCTTCCGCAACCTCAGCGAGGTATTGCCGAGGCTGTGGATGCACTGGCGGCCAAGACTCTGCCGGGCCTGGAGCGCTCCGTTAAGTGGGGCATGGCGTACTACGGTGTAGGTGAGGGCTGGTGTTTCAGTAGCGGTGCCTTCGTGGACCACGTTAAGCTCATGTTTGTGAACGGAGCAGCGCTCCAGCCTGTCCTCCGGTGA
- a CDS encoding NAD(P)-dependent alcohol dehydrogenase — translation MLTVKAYAAPSATEALVPTTLTRRDVGPHDVLIDIKFAGICHSDIHTVRGDWGPQSFPLTPGHEIAGIVTEIGSAVTRHAVGDRVGVGCMVNSCGECTHCQAGEEQYCLKGNTGTYGAVDRDGTITQGGYATHVVVTENFVVTIPDRLALDVAAPLLCAGITTYSPLRHWDAGPGKKVAIVGMGGLGHMGVKLAAAMGADVTVLSQTLSKRDDGLKFGAHRYYATSDPETFTELAGSFDLIVSTISAEVDINAYLRLLAVNGTLVLVGAPPEALPVQAFTLIPARRAFAGSTIGGIRETQEMLDFCAEHGLGAEIEVISAEQINDAYERVLASDVRYRFVIDTATL, via the coding sequence ATGCTCACCGTCAAGGCCTACGCCGCACCGTCCGCCACTGAGGCACTCGTGCCGACCACGCTCACCCGCCGCGATGTGGGCCCGCATGATGTCCTGATCGACATCAAGTTTGCCGGAATCTGCCACTCCGACATCCACACGGTCCGCGGCGACTGGGGCCCGCAAAGCTTCCCTCTAACACCCGGCCATGAAATTGCCGGCATCGTGACTGAGATTGGCTCCGCCGTCACCCGTCACGCAGTGGGCGACCGCGTGGGAGTCGGCTGCATGGTCAACTCCTGTGGCGAATGCACCCATTGCCAGGCTGGCGAAGAGCAGTATTGCCTCAAAGGAAATACCGGAACATATGGCGCCGTTGATCGCGACGGAACCATCACTCAAGGCGGATATGCCACTCACGTGGTGGTCACCGAAAACTTCGTCGTCACCATCCCCGACAGGCTCGCTCTCGACGTCGCTGCCCCTCTGCTCTGCGCCGGCATCACCACCTACTCGCCGCTGCGCCATTGGGACGCGGGCCCGGGCAAGAAGGTCGCGATCGTCGGCATGGGCGGTCTGGGCCACATGGGTGTGAAACTCGCTGCGGCCATGGGTGCCGACGTCACCGTACTGTCTCAAACCTTGAGCAAGCGCGACGACGGACTTAAGTTTGGTGCACATCGTTACTATGCAACGAGCGACCCGGAGACGTTCACCGAATTAGCTGGCAGCTTCGATTTGATCGTCAGCACCATCAGCGCTGAAGTCGACATCAACGCTTATCTGCGATTGCTCGCAGTTAACGGCACGCTGGTCTTGGTGGGAGCACCCCCGGAGGCACTGCCCGTTCAGGCATTCACATTGATCCCGGCACGCCGTGCCTTTGCCGGCTCCACCATTGGCGGCATCCGCGAAACACAGGAAATGCTCGACTTCTGTGCCGAACACGGACTGGGCGCCGAAATCGAGGTCATCTCCGCTGAGCAGATCAATGATGCTTACGAACGCGTCTTGGCCTCCGATGTCCGCTACCGCTTTGTCATAGACACAGCCACACTGTAA
- a CDS encoding PQQ-dependent sugar dehydrogenase, with protein MHNSPTVSHTAAIHDPTSSKPGSGSQMPASGMGTPTTVSTGLDAPWSVAFLNDTPLLSERDSSRILEVASDGSTRAVGTIQGVEGTGEGGLLGIAVDEQGRLYAYSTAAGGNRIQRFAISGKPGSLALGQAETILEDIPSASNHNGGRLAFGPDGMLYATTGDAGQRSLAQDLGSLGGKILRMTPDGDVPKDNPFSGSLVFSYGHRNPQGLAWAADGTMFATEFGQNTWDELNIITAGANYGWPTVEGIATAGGFTNPVQQWAPDRASPSGMTQRDGMLYIANLRGEVLRAVPVADPTTSTDYFGGEFGRLRDVTVAPNGALWVLTNNTDGRGTPGAEDDRILAVIPE; from the coding sequence GTGCACAACAGCCCAACCGTCAGCCACACCGCCGCAATCCATGACCCCACATCCAGCAAGCCGGGCTCGGGAAGCCAGATGCCGGCGTCGGGCATGGGCACCCCTACAACCGTCTCGACAGGACTGGACGCACCGTGGTCGGTGGCGTTTCTCAATGACACCCCGCTGCTCAGCGAACGCGACAGTTCGCGCATTCTGGAGGTTGCCAGCGACGGTTCCACACGCGCCGTCGGAACCATCCAGGGTGTGGAAGGGACAGGTGAAGGCGGACTGTTGGGCATAGCGGTCGATGAACAAGGCCGCCTTTATGCTTACTCAACCGCGGCCGGAGGCAACCGAATCCAACGATTCGCAATCTCCGGCAAGCCTGGGTCGCTGGCCCTAGGGCAAGCCGAAACCATCCTCGAGGACATTCCCTCGGCCAGCAACCACAACGGCGGCCGCCTCGCCTTTGGCCCCGATGGCATGCTGTACGCCACCACGGGCGACGCCGGACAGCGGTCCCTCGCGCAGGACCTCGGTTCACTCGGCGGCAAGATCCTGCGCATGACGCCCGACGGTGACGTGCCGAAGGACAACCCCTTTTCCGGTTCCCTCGTCTTCAGTTATGGGCACCGCAATCCGCAAGGACTGGCCTGGGCCGCGGACGGCACCATGTTCGCCACGGAGTTCGGGCAAAATACGTGGGACGAGCTGAACATCATCACCGCAGGAGCCAACTACGGCTGGCCAACAGTGGAGGGAATCGCTACGGCGGGCGGCTTCACCAACCCGGTCCAGCAATGGGCACCTGATAGGGCCAGCCCCAGCGGTATGACCCAACGTGACGGCATGCTGTACATCGCCAACCTGCGCGGCGAAGTGCTGCGCGCGGTTCCGGTCGCAGACCCCACCACCTCCACCGATTATTTCGGCGGGGAGTTCGGCCGGCTCCGAGATGTCACCGTTGCTCCGAACGGGGCGTTGTGGGTCCTTACCAATAACACCGACGGTCGTGGCACGCCAGGCGCAGAGGATGACCGGATATTGGCTGTCATCCCGGAATGA
- a CDS encoding FAD-dependent oxidoreductase, whose translation MGAVATPNPSWINDQTRRRSLAHLGGHAVDVAVVGGGITGVGVALDAVSRGLSVALLESHDLASGTSGYSSKLIHGGLRYLATMDFPVAWESAVERRWLMSRIAPHLVHPLAFVIPDARSAPVWEGLVAGAGTLI comes from the coding sequence ATGGGCGCTGTGGCCACTCCGAATCCGAGCTGGATTAATGACCAGACACGACGGCGTTCGCTGGCACACCTGGGCGGTCATGCCGTCGATGTGGCGGTTGTTGGCGGCGGCATCACCGGGGTGGGGGTGGCCCTGGATGCGGTGAGCCGGGGCCTGAGCGTTGCACTGTTGGAAAGCCATGATCTGGCCTCCGGAACCAGCGGCTACAGCTCCAAGCTCATCCACGGCGGGTTGAGGTATCTGGCCACGATGGATTTCCCCGTTGCCTGGGAATCGGCGGTGGAACGGCGCTGGCTAATGAGCAGGATTGCCCCGCACCTGGTCCACCCGCTGGCATTTGTCATTCCTGACGCCCGCAGTGCACCCGTATGGGAAGGTCTGGTGGCCGGTGCCGGAACGCTCATTTAA
- a CDS encoding helix-turn-helix transcriptional regulator: protein MNNRAEVREFLSSRRAKVSPEQVGLPAGTNRRVAGLRRSEVATMAGVSIEYYTRMERGAISGASPEVLDSLAKALCLDDAERAHLFDLAHAASPVARPPRRRNSKTWAGHQSLQWTLDAVTAGPAFVRNGRMDILAANPLARAFYKDVYDMPGQPPNIARYTFLDERAQDFYPDWELFAEVTVAILRTEAARDPHNKDLHELIGEISTRSEDFRRRWGAHNVRHHGTGSKTFHHPIVGELTLAFEGLEMAAEPGLTLTIYAAEPGSASEQSLRLLASWAATEYGAQPTAVQNSAVPAPESTDR from the coding sequence ATGAACAATCGAGCAGAAGTGCGTGAGTTCCTTTCCTCACGCCGCGCCAAGGTCAGCCCGGAGCAGGTGGGGCTCCCCGCTGGCACCAACCGGCGGGTCGCGGGTCTGCGACGCAGTGAAGTGGCCACCATGGCCGGAGTGAGCATCGAGTATTACACCCGCATGGAACGTGGCGCCATCAGCGGCGCGTCACCGGAAGTCCTCGATAGCCTCGCCAAGGCGCTGTGCCTTGACGACGCCGAACGCGCGCACCTGTTCGATCTCGCCCATGCGGCCAGTCCTGTGGCCAGGCCGCCGCGGCGCCGCAACTCCAAAACCTGGGCGGGGCACCAAAGTCTGCAGTGGACGCTGGACGCAGTCACTGCCGGCCCAGCGTTCGTTCGCAACGGACGCATGGACATCTTGGCCGCCAACCCGCTGGCCCGGGCGTTCTACAAGGACGTCTATGACATGCCGGGCCAGCCGCCCAACATCGCCCGCTACACCTTCCTGGACGAGCGGGCACAGGACTTTTATCCCGATTGGGAGTTGTTCGCGGAGGTGACGGTCGCCATCTTGCGCACTGAAGCGGCCCGCGACCCGCACAACAAGGACCTTCACGAGCTGATCGGGGAGATCAGTACGCGCTCCGAGGACTTCCGGCGACGGTGGGGCGCACACAACGTTCGCCATCACGGGACCGGATCCAAGACCTTCCACCACCCGATTGTTGGCGAGCTCACCCTGGCCTTCGAGGGCCTAGAGATGGCTGCCGAACCTGGTCTGACACTGACCATTTATGCCGCCGAACCGGGCTCCGCCTCCGAACAGTCGCTGCGCCTGCTCGCCTCGTGGGCGGCTACCGAATATGGTGCCCAGCCCACCGCAGTCCAGAACTCCGCAGTTCCGGCACCGGAATCCACTGACCGCTGA
- a CDS encoding dipeptide ABC transporter ATP-binding protein, whose translation MSATAPLLRVKDLDVSFGGNSVVNGISFTVHPGECLALVGESGSGKSVTARSLIGLAGPGSRVRATALDIAGRDARNFSQRSWRSLRGKEVGFILQDALTSLDPLRTVGKEIDDALRLHSSGSGSQRAARVVELLEAVGLDNPLRRASQRSGELSGGMRQRALIASAIALDPLLIIADEPTTALDATIAASVMELLGDLRRAGSAMLLISHDLATVSRVADSIAVMAAGRIVESGPREQIINSPQHPYTRALLAAAPAGKPRFAKLSPASTHPTPAPLQPEQATANKGGEDGVVLPVLSARGLAKNFPLSKTEDFRAVHNVNFDLLPGQTLGVVGESGSGKTTTARMALGLLRPDAGTVELLGGPWSQVPESARRSRRSSLGAVYQDPLSSFDPRLSAEAILADALSFGATRNPRAFKQQILELLGLVGLAPDLAQRRPTTLSGGQRQRLAIARALAAKPKVLICDEPVSALDVSVQAQVLDLLDELQQRLGLSYLLISHDLAVIRHMSDHVLVMRTGEVVESGATESVFTAPAHEYTRSLLAAAPPSLSSMEQLG comes from the coding sequence ATGAGCGCTACTGCACCACTCTTGCGAGTGAAAGATTTGGACGTTTCCTTTGGCGGGAACAGCGTGGTGAACGGCATTTCTTTCACCGTGCACCCGGGCGAATGTTTGGCGCTGGTGGGCGAATCCGGATCCGGTAAATCAGTGACCGCAAGGTCTCTTATCGGCCTGGCGGGGCCCGGCTCGCGTGTGCGTGCCACGGCACTGGATATTGCGGGCCGGGACGCCCGGAACTTCTCACAGCGAAGCTGGCGCTCACTGCGTGGCAAAGAGGTGGGGTTCATCCTGCAAGACGCACTGACATCGCTGGATCCGCTGCGGACCGTGGGCAAGGAAATTGACGATGCCCTGCGCCTGCATTCGAGTGGTTCCGGTTCGCAGCGCGCGGCTCGCGTGGTTGAACTGCTGGAGGCTGTTGGTCTGGATAATCCGCTCCGGCGGGCCTCCCAGCGGTCAGGTGAACTCTCTGGCGGGATGCGCCAGCGGGCACTCATTGCATCAGCCATTGCACTCGATCCGCTGCTGATCATTGCCGATGAACCCACCACTGCACTGGATGCAACGATTGCCGCTTCCGTCATGGAGCTGTTGGGTGATTTGCGTCGAGCGGGATCGGCAATGCTGTTGATCAGCCATGACCTTGCCACGGTGTCCCGTGTGGCCGATTCAATTGCCGTCATGGCGGCCGGACGCATCGTGGAAAGCGGACCGCGCGAACAAATTATCAACAGTCCCCAACACCCCTATACCCGCGCATTGTTGGCGGCTGCCCCCGCTGGTAAACCCCGTTTTGCCAAGCTCTCCCCCGCGAGCACCCATCCAACACCGGCTCCGCTGCAACCCGAGCAGGCGACGGCGAACAAGGGTGGGGAAGACGGCGTCGTGCTTCCAGTTTTGAGCGCACGGGGGCTGGCCAAGAACTTTCCGCTCTCCAAAACGGAAGATTTCCGAGCCGTGCACAACGTCAATTTCGATCTGTTACCAGGCCAAACTCTAGGCGTGGTGGGCGAATCTGGTTCTGGAAAGACAACCACTGCCCGTATGGCACTGGGGCTGCTGCGGCCCGACGCCGGAACGGTGGAACTGCTCGGTGGCCCGTGGAGTCAGGTGCCCGAATCGGCCCGCCGAAGCCGACGCTCGTCGTTGGGAGCCGTGTACCAGGATCCGCTGTCATCGTTTGATCCCCGTCTGAGTGCCGAGGCGATTTTGGCTGACGCCCTGAGCTTTGGTGCCACGCGCAACCCCCGCGCCTTCAAGCAGCAAATCCTTGAGTTACTCGGGCTGGTCGGCTTGGCGCCGGACCTGGCACAACGCCGTCCCACCACGCTTTCGGGCGGGCAACGGCAACGCCTCGCCATCGCCCGTGCGCTGGCAGCGAAGCCGAAGGTGTTGATCTGCGACGAACCGGTCTCGGCGCTGGATGTCTCCGTCCAGGCCCAGGTCCTTGACCTGCTGGATGAGCTGCAGCAGCGCCTTGGCCTGAGCTACCTACTCATCTCCCACGACCTTGCGGTCATCCGACACATGAGCGATCACGTGTTGGTCATGCGCACAGGGGAAGTGGTTGAGTCCGGGGCTACCGAATCGGTCTTCACGGCGCCGGCGCATGAGTACACGCGATCCCTTCTGGCGGCCGCTCCCCCGTCATTGAGCTCCATGGAGCAGCTCGGCTAG